The genomic stretch CACGGCCTCTACCCAACTCATTGCAAACGGTTATATTCCTGTTTATCAGTACTGTACTGTCCTCAGCACTACTGCTGAAACATTATAACCTTCAGCCTCAATTAAATTAAAAAACCCCACCTTATGTGGGGTTTGACTTCTTCTTATTTTATTCTACCTTGGTTTCCAGTTTGATTTCGCTGTTCAGGCTGGCCGCTACCGAACAGTATTTTTCGTGACTGAGGTGCGCAGCTTTTTCCAGGGCGTCCTGTGTGATGCCTTCGCCGCTCGCGATGTGCCTCACCGTAATGGTGGTGTAGCGTTTGGGGTCGGTGTCGGCACGTTCGCCCTCAACTTCAATGCGGTAGGCGCTCAGCGGCGTGCGGCGTTTCTTCATAATCTCCACCACGTCGTAGGCGGTGCAGGTGGCCAGGGCACCCAGCAGGGCCTCCATGGGGGAGACGCCAATTTTCACGGGGCTGTTGTCGATGAGGAGCTGGTGCCCGCTTTCGCTGACGCCCAGGTAACGTTGTTCGCCCAGCCAGGTGACGTGCAAAGTCTTTTTCATACTGGGCAGGGTAGCGCACTCAGGCTCTGGGCGGGTCAGTCGTACTGGTGCCTGCGCCGCGAATCCAGGGCGATGCTGAGCGTGACGGTCAGTGCGGTAATGAGGGCCGTCATCACGATTTCCCAGGGATGGGCATTCAAGAGATAGGTGCAAGTCAGAGCGACAAGAGTAAGGGCCGGAATCCAGGCCCAGCGTTTTTTTAGGCTGATCTTGGTGCAGTGGTTGAGATAGGCGCGGCGATCCCTGGTGGCTTGAAAGGGCTGGAAATCAGTGATCACTGGCTCGGTCTGGGTCATGGGTCATTTCCTTCAAAATGGTTTGAGCGGCCGACTGTGTAATAAGGGGAGCGGTTTGTTCACTGTATCTTCATCTTTTTGCTCTGACGGCTTTCTTTCAGAGGGTGACGGAATGAGATATGAAGATATGACTGGTGTGCCGCGACATCATCCGGCTCCACCAAAGGCACACAGCACGGGCGAGACTACGAGAACAGTGAAGTAAGAGTGCCCGTTCGCACGGCGCCTACCCCTGTTATGGGGTACACCGCAGATAACAAGAGCATCAAATGAAAAAACGCCCGCCCCACATGGCAGGGCAGAGGCGTATCAAGGGCGGGCTTGAAGTGACGGCGTAATCTCAGGAAAAGCTGGAACCTGGGTTCAGGGCATGCGCCCGATCATGCGGTCTCCCACGTAGTTCATGGCGTTCCAACTGTGGCGGTAGACTTCCATCACGCTGAAGTTATCCACCAGCGCCACTGAACCATCGGGCAGTGTCAGGTCGTAACGCAGGCTCATTTTGGCCCAGGGCACCAGGGCGCTGGGGGCCGTAAGGGTCGGTTGCACCAGGATGGCATTGGGCGTGGCGACATCGTTGGCGATCTTGGCATTCGGGTACTTGCGCTTGATGGCCCCGGCCGAGTCACGTTTGATGGCGGCCAGAATACTGTTCATCTGATCCTGGCTGACCAGGGCCGTGTTCCCGATTACCTTGGCGTCCAGCACCACGTAAGTGGAGGTGCTGAGGGCGCTGGCATTCCAACTGGCGGGCAGGGCCTGCGCCAGCGCAGGACTCAGGAGGGTCAGAGCGGTCAGGCTGAGGAGGGTCTTTTTCATATCTGTCAGTTCAACACATGGAGTCTGACGGGCCATGAGGGAACACTGAGCACCGTCAGGTTGGTGCCACGCGCCTGCCATGTTCAGATCAGGCCCCCTTGACCTGAGCGTGCGCCACCTGCCCGCCAACCGACCTGGTGAAAGGCTAGCTGAGTGGGAGAGACGCCGCACATCTCAGACACGGCCGAGAAAGGCATGCGTCCGGTAGTGCAGCGTGACTTGCTGCCCCATCTCCTCTTGTTCGTGGGCATGCGCCGCGAACAGGTCGTCCAGGGCAGCGGTCATCAGCGCGTGCGCGGGATCGCTGGGGGCCGGCAAATAACTGATACTGCTGGCCAGGCCGTGCAGGCGCTCACGGCTTAGAGGCAGCGGGTTATCGAAGATGACGGTTTCGTAGCCGCCCGGCATGAAGCGCGGAAGATCCCCTTCCGGCACCCGGCTGATTTGCAGGGGATTCTCCCCCTCCCGGTAGAACTGGGAGACCGCCTGCCCATACGCTTCATTAAAAGGGGCCGCCACGCCGCGCCAGTCGTTCCACACCAGCAGCACTCGCCCGTCTGGTGTCAGGATACGCCGGAATTCGGCCAGTGTGCGCTCCGGATCAAACCAGTGCGCCGCCTGAGCCGCCGTGACCAGAGACACCGACTGTTCCGGCAACCCTGTCGCTTCCGAAGTGCCGTCCTGCACCGTCAATTGCCCCGCCTGCACAGCGGCAGCGAGCCGCGCGGCCAGTTGCGCCCGCATGTCCGGATTGGGTTCCACAGCGCTGACTCTGGCTCCGCCGGCCAGCAGCAGTTGCGTGAACAGCCCGGTGCCCGCGCCGATGTCTGCCACAGTGCCCAGCAGATGCCGGGCTGCCAGCCAGTCACGCAGCTCTGGCGGGTAACTGGGCCGCGCCGCCGCGTATACCTCAGCCCGGCCCAGAAAACGCTCAGCGTTCGGCACGCTGGGCCTCCTGGGCATGCCCCTCGGGAACCTGAACTTCTACATGGCCACGGGCATCTACCCGCAGGTCAGCCAGCGGCACTGCGGGGTGGCCGGCTTTTCCGGGGAACTCAGGGAAGGGAACCGGGCGGGTGGGTCGCCAGGCGTTCGCCACGAAGAAGACCACGCCGCCCAGGCCCGCCGCCACGATCACGAACCACAGCAGGCGCAGCAGCACCCCGGCCGTGCCCAGAGCAGCGACGCCTACCCCGACCAGCAGTTGCCCTGCCAGCCACATGACCCCCAGGGCCACCACCGCCAGCAGGATCACGCCCAGCGCACCGAGAAGAAGGCGAGTCATGCCGTGAGTATGCCAGAGTCACGAGTGGCATTCGCCAGCAACAGTCATCAATAACAAGGGCAGGGAGAACTGGGTATGCCCAGCCGCTCCCTGCCCGGTGCCCGAATCGTTCAGTCCATGTTGGCGATGATTCGGTTGCCGAACTCGCTGGTTTTCACCTCGGTCGCGCCTTCCATGCTGCGGGCGAAGTCGTAGGTGACGGTCTTCTGCTGAATGGTCTTGTCGAGCGCCTTCAGGATCAGGTCGGCGGCTTCGGTCCAGCCCATGTAGCGCAGCATCATTTCGCCGCTCAAGATGACCGAGGAGGGGTTGATGACGTCCTTGTTGGCGTACTTGGGCGCGGTGCCGTGCGTCGCCTCGAAGATGGCGTGCCCGGTGACGTAGTTGATGTTCGCGCCGGGCGCGATGCCGATGCCGCCGACCTGCGCGGCCAGCGCGTCGCTGATGTAATCGCCGTTCAGGTTCAGGGTGGCGATCACGTCGTACTCGGTGGGGCGCAGGAGAATCTGCTGCAGGAAGTTGTCCGCGATCACGTCCTTGATCACGATGCCGTTCGGCAGTTGGCACCAGGGGCCGCCATCGATTTCCACGGCGCCGAACTCGCGCTTGGCCAGCTCGTAGCCCCAGTCGCGGAAGCCGCCCTCGGTGAACTTCATGATGTTGCCCTTGTGCACCAGCGCCACGCTCTTGCGCCCGGTGTCGACGGCGTACTGAATGGCGGCGCGCACCAGGCGCTCAGTGCCTTCCTTCGACACGGGCTTCACACCGAAGCTGCTGCTGTCGGGGAAACGGATTTTCTTGACGCCCATTTCGCGGGTCAGGAAGCCGCGCACCTTCTCGGCCTCGTCGGTGCCGGCTTTCCACTCGATCCCGGCGTAGATGTCCTCGGTGTTCTCGCGGAAGATCACCATGTTCACGTCCTGGGGGCGCTTGACGGGACTGGGCACGCCGTCGAAGTACTGCACCGGGCGCACGCAGGCGTACAGGTCGAGTTCCTGACGCAGGGCCACGTTGATGCTGCGAATGCCCGTGCCGACCGGGGTGGTCAGCGGCCCCTTGATGCCGAACAGATACTCGTCGAAGGCCTTCAGGGTTTCGTCGGGCAGCCACTCGTTCGCGCCATACACTTCCAGCGATTTCTCGCCGGCGTACACTTCCATCCACTCGATCTTGCGCTGGCCGCTGTAAGCCTTCTCCACGGCGGCGTCCAGCACGCGCACGCTGGCGCGCCAGATGTCCGGGCCGGTGCCGTCGCCTTCCACGAAGGGAATGATGGGGTGGTTGGGCACCTGAAGCTTGCCGCCCTGCATGCTGATCTTCTCGCCGTTTACCGGAACTTTGATGTTTGTCGCCATTGCCTGACTAGTTTAGCGTCCAGCGCACGTCAACAGGTGCGGGCCAGGTGTCACCGTGCGCGTGCAGACCGGGTGCAAAAAAGGCTGGGGATATGCTCTGCGTCTACTTTGACCCCGCCTGATAATCCTGCTCGTCGACCTGTGAGGTTGATCCTGACTGTCCTATAGGATGACGGGCCCGTATCCGCCTGCACTGTGGATGCCTTGCATGCCGCAAAATCCTGCATTGGCTGTCAAATCTTTCCTTTGCAGCACCTTGACAAAAGGAAGGCGCGTTATTGCGTGCCTGGCGGAAAGGTGCTAGATTTCCTCTCGCCTTGACCGGCCCGCGCACGTGGGGTCATAGCTCAGCTGGGAGAGCGCGTCGTTCGCAATGACGAGGTCAGGGGTTCGATCCCCCTTGACTCCACCACAAAACCCGCCATAAAGGCGGGCTTTTTTATTGCATGGGTGGGTTTAGGTCGCTGGTTTTCCCCCCACCCGCTTTACGGGTTCCACTGCTGGTTCGCGCCGTACTCGCCCGTGACGGTAAACGGCAGCAATTTCACCAGATTGAGCGGCAGGGTGACGCTCTGAGTGCCGCGCGTCACCCGCAGGCTGCCCGCCGTGTACTGCGCGGCCATGCCCGGCAGGCCCAGCACGGCCGCCAGCGGCACGTAAGCCTGCCCGCTCACATACCGCACAGGCACGGTTATACTGGTGGCACTGGTGCCAGACGTGTCGGCGCGGCCCAGCGTGGCACTCGCGGGCGTCAGGTTCTGCACGTTCCAGCCGGTGGCGACGCTGGCCGGCGTCAGCGGCAGATAGATCTGCTGGCCGAACACTACCGCGCCCTGCCCGGCCATGATGGCAGCCTGCGCGGGCGTCAGGCTGGGTGTGGCGGTGGCGGTCACGGGAGCGGAGGGTTGCGGAACGGTCGTTTGCGGGGTAGCGGGTTTCGGGGTGGGCACCTGCGCGGTAACCGGGCGGCCGGGAGCGGCATTGGCGGCCTGGGTGGCCTGCCTGCGGGCCTCCTGTTCCGGAGCTGTCAGCAGTCGCCCCCAGCCCTGCGGGTGGCCGCGGAAGGAAGTCCACGCGCCCACCGCGAGCGGACGGGTCTTCTCCAGGGCGTTCAGGGTGCCGCCCTCGGTGGTGAAGTACATCACGCCGCTGTCGTTGACGCTGACGCCCGTGTCCACTTTCTTGCCGGTGGGCAGCGTCCACAGCGCCTCTCCGGCCTGGCCGATGGCGTGCAGCGTGCCGGACAGGTCAGGGACCACGATGGTGCCGTCGCTCAACTCGGCGGCGCTGCCGGCAATGGCGGCACCGGCCTTGTAGCGCCACTCGTCCTCGCCGCTGGTGTTGACGGCGTACACGGTGCCGTCGTAACTGCCGATGACCACCAGGTTGCCGTCGGTCACGATGGGGCTGGCGTTCACGAACATTCCGGTGGGTTTACTCCAGCGCAGCTTGCCGCTGGGGTCGACACTGTAGATGCTGCGGTCACTGCTGCCGAAGTAGACGTTGCCTTCACTGTCCAGCGCCGGGCTGCTGAACACCAGTGACTTCGCGCTGAACACCCACTTGAGTTTTCCGTCGGGGGTCAGGGCGTGCAACTGGTTGTTGTGTGCCCCAAAGTAGATGGTGCCGTCTGCCGCCACCGCGGGGCTGCTGTAGATGGGCGCACCGACCTTGAACGTCCACAGCGTCTGGCCCTGGCTGTTCAGGGCGTACACGCTGCCGCCCGCCGTATTCACGATGAAGCTGCCGTCGCGGCGCAGGGCCGGCGTGGCGTAGATGTCACCGTCCAGCTTCACCTTCCACAGCAGCTTTCCGCTGGGGTCGAGCATATAGACCTGATCGTCGTAGCTGGCGGCCAGGACGTTGCCGCCCGGCAGCACCAGCGGCTGCGAACGGCCCATGTCCCCGGTCTTGAAGCTCCATTTTTCCTTGCCGCTGGCGTCGGTGCGGTACACCACGCCGTCCGAACCGACGAAAGTCAGGTCGCCGTTTGCGCTGACCGTCACCGGCGAGAGGACGCGCAGTTCCTTCGTCCAGGTGACTTTGGGTGGCGCGGTTCGGGGCAGCGCAGTTTGGGGCGTCGCTGCCTTCCCCGGGACGCTGGAGGCAGGCGACTGGGCCAGCGCCAGCGGGGACAGAACAGCTCCATGAAGCAGCGCAAAAGTAAACAGCGTAACAGTTCTCATGTGTGGCCTCATCAGATGGTGATCTCCTTTACAGTGCCTTAAAAGTGTGGTCAGAGAGTGGGGCGCAGGTGGACGCCCGTCAAAGTAGCGTCCTAAGATGTGCATCGATATGAAAAAGATTCTCATGCTGACTGCCTTCGGACTGGCTGGGCTGGCCGCCGCCCAGGACACCACGACCACTGCCCCTGCCGCCATGACCAGCCCCGCCGACATGAGCGCCAGCGACAACTTCACCAAGGCCCAGGAATACGCTGTGCAGGCCGACGTGGCGTACCCCGTGCCCTTCTATGACCGCACGCTCTGGAAGGCCGCCGTGGATCACAGCTACTACGCCGCCACCCAGGAAGCCGGAAGCCGCGATTACAACGCTTACCTGGCCCAGCTGTACACCAAGACCCAGTGGTGGATCAACGCCTACAACGCCTGGACGAAACTGGGCGAGCTGAACGATACCGAGAAGCAGTGGGCTTCCCTGAGCGCCGCCAAGCTGGCCTGGCTGGCCCTCCAGCGCGGCGACAAGACCGCCGCGGCCGCCTACGTGCAGCAGGGCCAGAGCTGGGCCGACAGCGCCAGCCTCCAGGCCATCAAGAACCGCCTGTAAGCCCCACCCCTGTCCTGACCGACGCCTCCCGAAATGGGGGGCGTTTTTCGTTTTGGCCTCTTGCTTTGTTACCATGACGTTATGTTTCGCCGCCCCGCCCTGCCGCCTTTCCCCGCCGGGGGCCTGCTGGTGGGCGGGGCGGCGCGGGACGTGCTACGCGGGGTCACCCCCAGGGATTTCGACTGGGCGGTGCCCGATCCACGGAACGCCGCGCAGGTCTTGGCGGCGCAGCGGCAGGGCAGCGCCTTTCCACTCGACTTGCAGCGGGGCTACTGGCGCGTTCACCTCGCGGAAGGTGAGCAGCACGATTTCGTGCCGCTTCCGGCAGATGTCACCGCCGACCTGCTGCGGCGCGACTTCACGTTGAACGCCCTGGCGCTGACCGGGGACGGGCGCCTGCTCGACCCGGCGGGCGGTCAGCGTGACCTGAAGGCGCGGCGGCTGCGCATGGTCTCGGCCAGCAACCTGCGGGCCGACCCGCTGCGGGCCTGGCGGGCGGCGCGGTTCGCCACGACCCTGAACTTCACGCTGGAGCTGGAAACGGAAAGGGTGGTGCGTCAGGTCGCGCAGGAAGTCGCGGCGGGCACTCTGCCCATGCCCGCCTGGGAGCGCGTCCGTGACGAAATGCAGGCTTTGCTGGCGCATCAGGACGCGGCGCCCGGTGTGCAGCGCCTCGAAGGCCTGGGGCTGCTGGCCCTGACCCTGCCCGAACTGCGCGAGGGGCAGGGAGTGGGGCACGGCGGGTTTCATCACCTGGACGTGTACGCGCACAACCTGGAGGCCCTGCACCAGTTGCTGGCCCGCACCCCCGATGCCCCTCTGCCGCTGCGCTGGGCGACGCTGCTGCACGACGTCGGCAAACCGCGCACGCAGGCCCGTGACCCCGACACCGGGCGCCTCACCTTTCACGGCCACGACAAGGTCGGCGCGGCCATGACCGGGGCCATGCTGGAACGTCTGAAACTGAGCAGCGCCGACACCCGTCATGCGGCGAAGCTGGTCGCCGCGCACATGGTGCCGCTGCCGGCCACCCCCCAGGAAGCGCGGCGCTTCGTGCACCGCCGGCGTGACCTGCTGCCGGATCTGCTGCGGCTGATGCTGGCCGATCGCGAGGCCGCCCGTGGCCCGCAGAGCACCCCCGCCAGCCGCCACGCCTACGCGCTGGGCCTGGAGCGGGTGCTGGAAGCGCTGGAAGAGCAGCCTGAGCGCTCGCCGCCACCTCTGCTGAGTGGGAGCGAGATCATGGCCCTGCTGCACCTGCCGCCCGGCCCGCGTGTGGGCGTGGCGGCCCGGCAACTGGCGGAAGCCGCTGCCCTGCGCGAAGTGACCACCCCGGACGAGGCGAGGGCCTACCTGCTGGCCTGGCAGTCGGTAGATACCGGTTGACCCCTTGAGTGAGCCTTAAAGGTCACCCCCGGTTGACCTTGTAAGGTTCTGGTCGGCCCCTGAACCAGCGTGACATCTCTGCTTGAATCGGTGCGTTACACTGCCGCCCGATGACGCAGGACGCTTCGCCCGAATCCCGCCCGCTGACGCCCGACTGGGTGCGGGACGCCGTTTTCTACCAGATCTTTCCGGATCGTTTTGCCCGCAGTGGCCGCATCACTGGCCTGAGCTTGCAGGAGTGGGGCGACACCCCCACCTTTCACCAGTACATGGGCGGTGACCTGTGGGGCGTGGCCGACAAGCTCGATTACCTGCAGGGCCTGGGCGTCAACGCCATCTACTTCTGCCCGGTGTTCCAGTCGGCGAGCAACCACCGCTATCACACGCACGACTACTACCAGGTCGATCCGATGCTGGGCGGCAACGAGGCCCTGCGCCGGCTGATCGACGAGGCCCACCGCCGGGGGATCAAGGTCGTGCTGGACGGCGTGTTCAACCACAGCAGCCGCGGCTTTTTTCAGTTCAACGACCTGCTGGAACAGGGGCCACACAGCGCCTACAGGGACTGGTTTCACGTCGAGGCCTGGCCGCTGCAACCCTACGACGACACCCGCCCCGCCAACTACGCCGCTTGGTGGGGCAACCGCGCCCTGCCGAAATTCAACACCGAGAACCCCGCCGTGCGCGAATTTCTGTGGCAGGTGGCCGAATACTGGATCAGGTTCGGCATCGATGGCTGGCGGCTGGACGTGCCCAACGAGATCGACGACGACAGCTTCTGGCAGGAATTCCGCCGCCGCGTCAAGGCCATTAACCCGGACGCCTACATCGTCGGGGAAATCTGGGGCGACGCGCACCGCTGGCTGCGGGGCGACCAGTTCGACGCCGTGATGAATTACCACTTCACCCGCCCCTGCCTGGCCTTCTTCGGCGCGCACACGCTGGATCACCGCATGAACGAGGTCAGCGGCACCGGCCACGTCGCCCCTATGACCGCCGACGAGTTTGCCGGTCGCATGACCGCCGTGACGCAGATGTACCACCCGGACATCGTGCGCGTGCAACTGAACCTGCTGGATTCTCATGACACTGCCCGTTACCTGACCGCCGTGGGGGGCGATGCCAGCGCGCACCGCCTGGCCCTTACCTTCCAGTTCACGTACGTCGGCGCACCGTGCCTGTACTACGGCGACGAGATCGGCCTGCCCGGCGGCCCCGACCCCGACTGCCGCCGCGCCTTTCCCTGGGACGAACAGCAGTGGAACCAGGACACGCTGGCCCTGGTGCGCCGCCTCAGCGCCGCGCGCCACGCCAGTGACGCCCTCAAGCAGGGCGAATTCCGGGTCACGCACGCCCGCGGCGAGCACCTGGTGTTCGTTCGCCCGCACGTCAGTGGCACCGCCCACGTCGCCATGAACGCCGGTCAGCACCCGGCCAGCCTTCCCGTTCAGGTGGACGCCCCCGGCCCTTACCGCGACGCCCTAACCGACCGCGTCTACGACCTGGCGCC from Deinococcus fonticola encodes the following:
- a CDS encoding glycoside hydrolase family 13 protein, with translation MTQDASPESRPLTPDWVRDAVFYQIFPDRFARSGRITGLSLQEWGDTPTFHQYMGGDLWGVADKLDYLQGLGVNAIYFCPVFQSASNHRYHTHDYYQVDPMLGGNEALRRLIDEAHRRGIKVVLDGVFNHSSRGFFQFNDLLEQGPHSAYRDWFHVEAWPLQPYDDTRPANYAAWWGNRALPKFNTENPAVREFLWQVAEYWIRFGIDGWRLDVPNEIDDDSFWQEFRRRVKAINPDAYIVGEIWGDAHRWLRGDQFDAVMNYHFTRPCLAFFGAHTLDHRMNEVSGTGHVAPMTADEFAGRMTAVTQMYHPDIVRVQLNLLDSHDTARYLTAVGGDASAHRLALTFQFTYVGAPCLYYGDEIGLPGGPDPDCRRAFPWDEQQWNQDTLALVRRLSAARHASDALKQGEFRVTHARGEHLVFVRPHVSGTAHVAMNAGQHPASLPVQVDAPGPYRDALTDRVYDLAPGMEIEIPARGSVILLPVQA
- a CDS encoding PQQ-binding-like beta-propeller repeat protein; the protein is MRTVTLFTFALLHGAVLSPLALAQSPASSVPGKAATPQTALPRTAPPKVTWTKELRVLSPVTVSANGDLTFVGSDGVVYRTDASGKEKWSFKTGDMGRSQPLVLPGGNVLAASYDDQVYMLDPSGKLLWKVKLDGDIYATPALRRDGSFIVNTAGGSVYALNSQGQTLWTFKVGAPIYSSPAVAADGTIYFGAHNNQLHALTPDGKLKWVFSAKSLVFSSPALDSEGNVYFGSSDRSIYSVDPSGKLRWSKPTGMFVNASPIVTDGNLVVIGSYDGTVYAVNTSGEDEWRYKAGAAIAGSAAELSDGTIVVPDLSGTLHAIGQAGEALWTLPTGKKVDTGVSVNDSGVMYFTTEGGTLNALEKTRPLAVGAWTSFRGHPQGWGRLLTAPEQEARRQATQAANAAPGRPVTAQVPTPKPATPQTTVPQPSAPVTATATPSLTPAQAAIMAGQGAVVFGQQIYLPLTPASVATGWNVQNLTPASATLGRADTSGTSATSITVPVRYVSGQAYVPLAAVLGLPGMAAQYTAGSLRVTRGTQSVTLPLNLVKLLPFTVTGEYGANQQWNP
- a CDS encoding HDIG domain-containing metalloprotein; translated protein: MFRRPALPPFPAGGLLVGGAARDVLRGVTPRDFDWAVPDPRNAAQVLAAQRQGSAFPLDLQRGYWRVHLAEGEQHDFVPLPADVTADLLRRDFTLNALALTGDGRLLDPAGGQRDLKARRLRMVSASNLRADPLRAWRAARFATTLNFTLELETERVVRQVAQEVAAGTLPMPAWERVRDEMQALLAHQDAAPGVQRLEGLGLLALTLPELREGQGVGHGGFHHLDVYAHNLEALHQLLARTPDAPLPLRWATLLHDVGKPRTQARDPDTGRLTFHGHDKVGAAMTGAMLERLKLSSADTRHAAKLVAAHMVPLPATPQEARRFVHRRRDLLPDLLRLMLADREAARGPQSTPASRHAYALGLERVLEALEEQPERSPPPLLSGSEIMALLHLPPGPRVGVAARQLAEAAALREVTTPDEARAYLLAWQSVDTG
- a CDS encoding class I SAM-dependent methyltransferase, which encodes MPNAERFLGRAEVYAAARPSYPPELRDWLAARHLLGTVADIGAGTGLFTQLLLAGGARVSAVEPNPDMRAQLAARLAAAVQAGQLTVQDGTSEATGLPEQSVSLVTAAQAAHWFDPERTLAEFRRILTPDGRVLLVWNDWRGVAAPFNEAYGQAVSQFYREGENPLQISRVPEGDLPRFMPGGYETVIFDNPLPLSRERLHGLASSISYLPAPSDPAHALMTAALDDLFAAHAHEQEEMGQQVTLHYRTHAFLGRV
- the icd gene encoding NADP-dependent isocitrate dehydrogenase, which gives rise to MATNIKVPVNGEKISMQGGKLQVPNHPIIPFVEGDGTGPDIWRASVRVLDAAVEKAYSGQRKIEWMEVYAGEKSLEVYGANEWLPDETLKAFDEYLFGIKGPLTTPVGTGIRSINVALRQELDLYACVRPVQYFDGVPSPVKRPQDVNMVIFRENTEDIYAGIEWKAGTDEAEKVRGFLTREMGVKKIRFPDSSSFGVKPVSKEGTERLVRAAIQYAVDTGRKSVALVHKGNIMKFTEGGFRDWGYELAKREFGAVEIDGGPWCQLPNGIVIKDVIADNFLQQILLRPTEYDVIATLNLNGDYISDALAAQVGGIGIAPGANINYVTGHAIFEATHGTAPKYANKDVINPSSVILSGEMMLRYMGWTEAADLILKALDKTIQQKTVTYDFARSMEGATEVKTSEFGNRIIANMD
- a CDS encoding OsmC family protein, with product MKKTLHVTWLGEQRYLGVSESGHQLLIDNSPVKIGVSPMEALLGALATCTAYDVVEIMKKRRTPLSAYRIEVEGERADTDPKRYTTITVRHIASGEGITQDALEKAAHLSHEKYCSVAASLNSEIKLETKVE